One Dysidea avara chromosome 7, odDysAvar1.4, whole genome shotgun sequence genomic region harbors:
- the LOC136262482 gene encoding uncharacterized protein isoform X1 yields the protein MMGLLDAPGSFLYGCQSDCIDGEILSTVEELVIVNLDNDEVRQLNYESNLPKMPQSVCDNFKQSYKKLKVWYELEESDRPMPLPAASLVQHRHEFERRYDSYLLDIFLNMMVELFGEVTYYLCSGNLRYEESPTYQSACKETKEFYKLALSTDLFSLLLQNRNTKTTRDSFTLISDKKRRDKRMLEMCDTTIIDTTAAATTGKPIKQRSEEQDTPKAPSSLARLYSQQPLNSPKESSDTLHMTKRTSSPIPPLLPEQPKRLLPHSTSGSDLETAADSLAALCSCDPSTYCRVKLALLRDEVSPEEVFADLIAQLTEVITESATTKGKMAPALYPKSLCIYCYRTASQGIL from the exons ATGATGGGTCTCCTTGATGCTCCGGGTAGTTTCCTGTATGGCTGTCAATCTGATTGCATCGATGGAGAGATTTTGTCAACT GTGGAAGAGTTGGTGATAGTAAATCTGGACAATGATGAGGTTCGGCAGCTGAATTATGAGAGTAATTTGCCCAAAATGCCACAATCAGTTTGTGACAATTTCAAGCAAAG CTACAAGAAGTTGAAGGTTTGGTATGAGCTGGAGGAGTCTGATCGTCCCATGCCATTACCGGCTGCCTCACTGGTACAACACCGGCATGAATTTGAGCGTCGTTATGACTCCTATCTCTTAGACA TTTTTCTCAACATGATGGTTGAATTATTTGGTGAAGTTACTTACTATCTTTGTTCG GGTAACCTTCGCTATGAGGAGAGCCCAACATATCAGTCAGCATGCAAGGAGACAAAGGAGTTCTATAAATTG GCATTATCTACCGACTTATTTTCACTTCTGCTGCAAAACCGCAATACCAAAACTACCCGAGATTCTTTTACACTAATCTCTGACAAGAAAAGACG AGACAAGAGAATGTTAGAGATGTGTGACACAACAATAATTGATACAACAGCTGCAGCAACAACAGGAAAGCCCATTAAACAGAG GTCAGAAGAACAAGACACACCAAAGGCTCCGTCGTCACTTGCCAGACTTTATTCACAACAGCCACTTAACAGTCCTAAGGAATCTTCTGATACTTTGCACATGACTAAAAGAACATCTTCACCTATACCACCACTACTGCCAGAGCAGCCAAAACGTCTTTTGCCACACTCAacatctgggtctgacctggaGACAGCAGCCGACAGTCTAGCAGCTTTATGCTCATGTGATCCTAGCACTTATTGTAGGGTTAAACTTGCATTACTAAGGGATGAAG TTTCTCCAGAAGAAGTTTTTGCAGACTTAATTGCACAGTTGACAGAAGTAATAACA GAGAGTGCTACCACAAAAGGCAAGATGGCCCCAGCTCTCTACCCTAAGAGCTTGTGTATATATTGCTACAGGACAGCATCACAAG GGATTTTATGA
- the LOC136262455 gene encoding DENN domain-containing protein 3-like isoform X1, whose protein sequence is MSTVLTDIDGRRTYCTGLRFYQPFTVKEHENQTFALNACSRKDSPPSTKLVYVPSCAVFQSSVPCYNLQKELLSCLLHNLAQKDDLKFWDVLQKFVKKLFWIPVPPPGRLCTEFSVGDYCGSICPPLSEYVNLDIRLNYPFPSLSIDSVLEVVGALLMEQRIVFVSTSYTLLTYNMECFFRFISPFEWRSTYVLVLPSEMMGLLDAPGSFLYGCHSDCIDEEILSTVEELVIVNLDNDEVQQLNYESNLPKMPQSVCDNFKQSYKKLKVWYELEESDRPMPLPAASLVQHRHEFERHYDSYLLDIFLNMMVELFGEVTYYLCSGNLKLIRYEESPTYQSACKETKEFYKLALSTDLFSLLLQNRNTKTTRDSFTLISDKKRRGKRMLEMCDTTITDTTAAATTGRPIKQRSEEQDTPKAPSSLSRLYSQQPLNSPKESPDTLHTTKRTSSLKQPIPLLPEQPKRLLPHSTSGSDLETAADSLAALCSCDPSTYCRVKLPLLRDEVSPEEVFADLIAQLTEVIKESATTKGKMAPALYLRACVYIATGQHDKGFYDFATLDKHSVQLMPNQRTLESIMAPLPKDVIAGLKGQPFWPLFTRRLREYSRQSSYRVTDLRHKLPTKPLRNELFLRTMQKNNIVSDGDSAGRLYELLTDNKPVAVSVEDLESFYESWRSVTDDNQSTDLHTELLQMEIMGFKHSEKVLATVTSSQLKTSFGSGHVILTTCRLLLRNSLKISTICDLTSNVKVERHEDINVLGVGQPMITFGTEAGTSSTSSIKSQASSITKSQAISSTRHHLSAPRFPRATMQAY, encoded by the exons ATGTCCACTGTTTTAACGGACATCGATGGTCGCAGGACATACTGTACTGGGCTACGATTCTACCAACCATTTACCGTGAAAGAA CATGAAAACCAAACCTTCGCACTTAATGCTTGTTCAAGAAAAG ATAGTCCTCCCAGTACGAAATTGGTGTACGTGCCAAGCTGTGCAGTGTTCCAATCATCCGTTCCTTGCTACAACCTCCAAAAAGAGCTCTTGTCATG tttactgcataatctggcACAGAAAGATGACCTGAAGTTTTGGGATGTTCTGCAAAAATTTGTGAAGAAGCTGTTCTGGATACCGGTGCCTCCTCCAGGAAGACTATGCACC GAGTTCAGTGTTGGTGACTATTGTGGTAGTATATGTCCTCCCTTATCAG AATATGTCAACCTTGATATCAGATTGAACTATCCCTTCCCTTCACTATCCATTGATTCTGTACTGGAAGTGGTTGGTGCTCTTCTAATGGAACAAAGAATAGTATTTGTGTCCACCAGTTATACTCTACTAACGTACAACATGGAG TGTTTCTTCCGCTTCATTTCACCATTCGAATGGCGCAGCACTTATGTCCTAGTGTTACCCAGTGAAATGATGGGTCTCCTTGATGCTCCGGGTAGTTTCCTGTATGGCTGTCACTCTGATTGCATCGATGAAGAGATTTTGTCAACT GTGGAAGAGTTGGTGATAGTAAATCTGGACAATGATGAGGTTCAGCAGCTGAATTATGAGAGTAATTTGCCCAAAATGCCACAATCAGTTTGTGACAATTTCAAGCAAAG CTACAAGAAGTTGAAGGTTTGGTATGAGCTGGAGGAGTCTGATCGTCCCATGCCATTACCGGCTGCCTCACTGGTACAACACCGGCATGAATTTGAGCGTCATTATGACTCCTATCTCTTAGACA TTTTTCTCAACATGATGGTTGAATTATTTGGTGAAGTTACTTATTATCTTTGTTCG GGTAACCTTAAGCTAATTCGCTATGAGGAGAGCCCAACATATCAGTCAGCATGCAAGGAGACAAAGGAGTTCTATAAACTG GCATTATCTACCGACTTATTTTCACTTCTGCTGCAAAACCGCAATACCAAAACTACCCGAGATTCTTTTACACTAATCTCCGACAAGAAAAGACG AGGCAAGAGAATGTTAGAGATGTGTGACACAACAATAACTGATACAACAGCTGCAGCAACAACAGGAAGGCCCATTAAACAGAG GTCAGAAGAACAAGACACACCAAAGGCTCCGTCGTCACTTTCCAGACTTTATTCACAACAGCCACTTAACAGTCCTAAGGAATCTCCTGATACTTTGCACACGACTAAAAGAACATCTTCATTAAAGCAACCTATACCACTACTGCCAGAGCAACCAAAACGTCTTTTGCCACATTCAacatctgggtctgacctggaGACAGCAGCCGACAGTCTAGCAGCTTTATGCTCATGTGATCCTAGCACTTATTGTAGAGTTAAACTGCCATTACTAAGGGATGAAG TTTCTCCAGAAGAAGTTTTTGCAGACTTAATCGCACAGTTGACAGAAGTAATAAAA GAAAGTGCTACCACAAAAGGCAAGATGGCCCCAGCTCTCTACCTAAGAGCTTGTGTATATATTGCTACAGGACAGCATGACAAG GGATTTTATGACTTTGCTACATTGGATAAGCACAGTGTCCAATTGATGCCAAACCAaag GACATTAGAATCAATCATGGCGCCACTACCAAAAGACGTGATCGCTGGACTGAAGGGTCAGCCATTCTGGCCATTGTTCACTCGTCGTCTGAGA gaaTACAGTCGTCAGTCAAGTTACCGAGTGACAGA TCTGAGACACAAACTACCTACCAAGCCGCTACGAAATGAATTATTTTTGAGGACGATGCAGAAGAATAACATCGTATCTGACGGTGATTCAGCTGGTCGACTGTACGAACTATTGACAGACAACAAACCAG TAGCTGTGTCAGTAGAAGACCTAGAGTCATTTTATGAGTCATGGAGAAGTGTGACAGACGATAACCAGAGCACAGATTTGCATACAGAACTTCTACAGATGGAGATCATGGGCTTCAAACATTCAGAG AAAGTACTCGCTACTGTGACATCGTCGCAACTCAAGACTTCCTTTGGATCAGGTCATGTGATCCTGACAACTTGCAG ATTATTACTGCGGAACAGTTTGAAGATTTCCACAATCTGTGACCTCACTAGTAACGTAAAAGTTGAAAGACACGAAGACATCAACGTTTTGGGGGTTGGACAGCCAATGATCACATTTGGGACAGAGGCAGGTACATCATCAACATCAAGTATAAAGTCGCAAGCATCATCAATTACGAAGTCGCAAGCAATATCAA GTACCAGACATCATCTGTCAGCTCCACGTTTTCCTAGAGCCACCATGCAGGCGTATTAA
- the LOC136262482 gene encoding uncharacterized protein isoform X2 → MMGLLDAPGSFLYGCQSDCIDGEILSTVEELVIVNLDNDEVRQLNYESNLPKMPQSVCDNFKQSYKKLKVWYELEESDRPMPLPAASLVQHRHEFERRYDSYLLDIFLNMMVELFGEVTYYLCSGNLRYEESPTYQSACKETKEFYKLALSTDLFSLLLQNRNTKTTRDSFTLISDKKRRDKRMLEMCDTTIIDTTAAATTGKPIKQRSEEQDTPKAPSSLARLYSQQPLNSPKESSDTLHMTKRTSSPIPPLLPEQPKRLLPHSTSGSDLETAADSLAALCSCDPSTYCRVKLALLRDEVSPEEVFADLIAQLTEVITESATTKGKMAPALYPKSLCIYCYRTASQGH, encoded by the exons ATGATGGGTCTCCTTGATGCTCCGGGTAGTTTCCTGTATGGCTGTCAATCTGATTGCATCGATGGAGAGATTTTGTCAACT GTGGAAGAGTTGGTGATAGTAAATCTGGACAATGATGAGGTTCGGCAGCTGAATTATGAGAGTAATTTGCCCAAAATGCCACAATCAGTTTGTGACAATTTCAAGCAAAG CTACAAGAAGTTGAAGGTTTGGTATGAGCTGGAGGAGTCTGATCGTCCCATGCCATTACCGGCTGCCTCACTGGTACAACACCGGCATGAATTTGAGCGTCGTTATGACTCCTATCTCTTAGACA TTTTTCTCAACATGATGGTTGAATTATTTGGTGAAGTTACTTACTATCTTTGTTCG GGTAACCTTCGCTATGAGGAGAGCCCAACATATCAGTCAGCATGCAAGGAGACAAAGGAGTTCTATAAATTG GCATTATCTACCGACTTATTTTCACTTCTGCTGCAAAACCGCAATACCAAAACTACCCGAGATTCTTTTACACTAATCTCTGACAAGAAAAGACG AGACAAGAGAATGTTAGAGATGTGTGACACAACAATAATTGATACAACAGCTGCAGCAACAACAGGAAAGCCCATTAAACAGAG GTCAGAAGAACAAGACACACCAAAGGCTCCGTCGTCACTTGCCAGACTTTATTCACAACAGCCACTTAACAGTCCTAAGGAATCTTCTGATACTTTGCACATGACTAAAAGAACATCTTCACCTATACCACCACTACTGCCAGAGCAGCCAAAACGTCTTTTGCCACACTCAacatctgggtctgacctggaGACAGCAGCCGACAGTCTAGCAGCTTTATGCTCATGTGATCCTAGCACTTATTGTAGGGTTAAACTTGCATTACTAAGGGATGAAG TTTCTCCAGAAGAAGTTTTTGCAGACTTAATTGCACAGTTGACAGAAGTAATAACA GAGAGTGCTACCACAAAAGGCAAGATGGCCCCAGCTCTCTACCCTAAGAGCTTGTGTATATATTGCTACAGGACAGCATCACAAG GACATTAG
- the LOC136262455 gene encoding DENN domain-containing protein 3-like isoform X2, producing MSTVLTDIDGRRTYCTGLRFYQPFTVKEHENQTFALNACSRKDSPPSTKLVYVPSCAVFQSSVPCYNLQKELLSCLLHNLAQKDDLKFWDVLQKFVKKLFWIPVPPPGRLCTEFSVGDYCGSICPPLSEYVNLDIRLNYPFPSLSIDSVLEVVGALLMEQRIVFVSTSYTLLTYNMECFFRFISPFEWRSTYVLVLPSEMMGLLDAPGSFLYGCHSDCIDEEILSTVEELVIVNLDNDEVQQLNYESNLPKMPQSVCDNFKQSYKKLKVWYELEESDRPMPLPAASLVQHRHEFERHYDSYLLDIFLNMMVELFGEVTYYLCSGNLKLIRYEESPTYQSACKETKEFYKLALSTDLFSLLLQNRNTKTTRDSFTLISDKKRRGKRMLEMCDTTITDTTAAATTGRPIKQRSEEQDTPKAPSSLSRLYSQQPLNSPKESPDTLHTTKRTSSLKQPIPLLPEQPKRLLPHSTSGSDLETAADSLAALCSCDPSTYCRVKLPLLRDEVSPEEVFADLIAQLTEVIKESATTKGKMAPALYLRACVYIATGQHDKGFYDFATLDKHSVQLMPNQRTLESIMAPLPKDVIAGLKGQPFWPLFTRRLREYSRQSSYRVTDLRHKLPTKPLRNELFLRTMQKNNIVSDGDSAGRLYELLTDNKPAVSVEDLESFYESWRSVTDDNQSTDLHTELLQMEIMGFKHSEKVLATVTSSQLKTSFGSGHVILTTCRLLLRNSLKISTICDLTSNVKVERHEDINVLGVGQPMITFGTEAGTSSTSSIKSQASSITKSQAISSTRHHLSAPRFPRATMQAY from the exons ATGTCCACTGTTTTAACGGACATCGATGGTCGCAGGACATACTGTACTGGGCTACGATTCTACCAACCATTTACCGTGAAAGAA CATGAAAACCAAACCTTCGCACTTAATGCTTGTTCAAGAAAAG ATAGTCCTCCCAGTACGAAATTGGTGTACGTGCCAAGCTGTGCAGTGTTCCAATCATCCGTTCCTTGCTACAACCTCCAAAAAGAGCTCTTGTCATG tttactgcataatctggcACAGAAAGATGACCTGAAGTTTTGGGATGTTCTGCAAAAATTTGTGAAGAAGCTGTTCTGGATACCGGTGCCTCCTCCAGGAAGACTATGCACC GAGTTCAGTGTTGGTGACTATTGTGGTAGTATATGTCCTCCCTTATCAG AATATGTCAACCTTGATATCAGATTGAACTATCCCTTCCCTTCACTATCCATTGATTCTGTACTGGAAGTGGTTGGTGCTCTTCTAATGGAACAAAGAATAGTATTTGTGTCCACCAGTTATACTCTACTAACGTACAACATGGAG TGTTTCTTCCGCTTCATTTCACCATTCGAATGGCGCAGCACTTATGTCCTAGTGTTACCCAGTGAAATGATGGGTCTCCTTGATGCTCCGGGTAGTTTCCTGTATGGCTGTCACTCTGATTGCATCGATGAAGAGATTTTGTCAACT GTGGAAGAGTTGGTGATAGTAAATCTGGACAATGATGAGGTTCAGCAGCTGAATTATGAGAGTAATTTGCCCAAAATGCCACAATCAGTTTGTGACAATTTCAAGCAAAG CTACAAGAAGTTGAAGGTTTGGTATGAGCTGGAGGAGTCTGATCGTCCCATGCCATTACCGGCTGCCTCACTGGTACAACACCGGCATGAATTTGAGCGTCATTATGACTCCTATCTCTTAGACA TTTTTCTCAACATGATGGTTGAATTATTTGGTGAAGTTACTTATTATCTTTGTTCG GGTAACCTTAAGCTAATTCGCTATGAGGAGAGCCCAACATATCAGTCAGCATGCAAGGAGACAAAGGAGTTCTATAAACTG GCATTATCTACCGACTTATTTTCACTTCTGCTGCAAAACCGCAATACCAAAACTACCCGAGATTCTTTTACACTAATCTCCGACAAGAAAAGACG AGGCAAGAGAATGTTAGAGATGTGTGACACAACAATAACTGATACAACAGCTGCAGCAACAACAGGAAGGCCCATTAAACAGAG GTCAGAAGAACAAGACACACCAAAGGCTCCGTCGTCACTTTCCAGACTTTATTCACAACAGCCACTTAACAGTCCTAAGGAATCTCCTGATACTTTGCACACGACTAAAAGAACATCTTCATTAAAGCAACCTATACCACTACTGCCAGAGCAACCAAAACGTCTTTTGCCACATTCAacatctgggtctgacctggaGACAGCAGCCGACAGTCTAGCAGCTTTATGCTCATGTGATCCTAGCACTTATTGTAGAGTTAAACTGCCATTACTAAGGGATGAAG TTTCTCCAGAAGAAGTTTTTGCAGACTTAATCGCACAGTTGACAGAAGTAATAAAA GAAAGTGCTACCACAAAAGGCAAGATGGCCCCAGCTCTCTACCTAAGAGCTTGTGTATATATTGCTACAGGACAGCATGACAAG GGATTTTATGACTTTGCTACATTGGATAAGCACAGTGTCCAATTGATGCCAAACCAaag GACATTAGAATCAATCATGGCGCCACTACCAAAAGACGTGATCGCTGGACTGAAGGGTCAGCCATTCTGGCCATTGTTCACTCGTCGTCTGAGA gaaTACAGTCGTCAGTCAAGTTACCGAGTGACAGA TCTGAGACACAAACTACCTACCAAGCCGCTACGAAATGAATTATTTTTGAGGACGATGCAGAAGAATAACATCGTATCTGACGGTGATTCAGCTGGTCGACTGTACGAACTATTGACAGACAACAAACCAG CTGTGTCAGTAGAAGACCTAGAGTCATTTTATGAGTCATGGAGAAGTGTGACAGACGATAACCAGAGCACAGATTTGCATACAGAACTTCTACAGATGGAGATCATGGGCTTCAAACATTCAGAG AAAGTACTCGCTACTGTGACATCGTCGCAACTCAAGACTTCCTTTGGATCAGGTCATGTGATCCTGACAACTTGCAG ATTATTACTGCGGAACAGTTTGAAGATTTCCACAATCTGTGACCTCACTAGTAACGTAAAAGTTGAAAGACACGAAGACATCAACGTTTTGGGGGTTGGACAGCCAATGATCACATTTGGGACAGAGGCAGGTACATCATCAACATCAAGTATAAAGTCGCAAGCATCATCAATTACGAAGTCGCAAGCAATATCAA GTACCAGACATCATCTGTCAGCTCCACGTTTTCCTAGAGCCACCATGCAGGCGTATTAA
- the LOC136262500 gene encoding large ribosomal subunit protein eL30-like: protein MPATGKQKKQMESINTHLALVMKSGKYTLGIKSTLKSLRQGKAKLIILANNAPPLTKSEVKYYAMLAKTGVHYYSGDNNDLGTACGKFFRVSTLAIIDPGDSDIIRTVPHEQEAK from the exons ATGCCGGCTACCGGAAAACAG AAAAAGCAGATGGAAAGCATCAACACGCACCTGGCGCTTGTGATGAAGAGTGGCAAGTACACCTTGGGGATCAAGTCGACTCTCAAGTCACTACGACAAGGCAAGGCGAAGTTGATAATTCTAGCAAACAATGCCCCACCACTGAC GAAGAGTGAAGTTAAGTACTATGCTATGTTGGCCAAGACAGGAGTACACTACTATTCTGGGGACAACAATGACCTCGGCACTGCCTGCGGAAAGTTCTTCCGGGTCAGCACTCTAGCCATCATAGACCCTGGTGATTCTGATATCATACGTACCGTCCCCCATGAACAGGAGGCCAAGTGA